Proteins from a single region of Nitrospirota bacterium:
- a CDS encoding DsrE family protein has translation MGLKKILPIVFLTLLGTILVLTATTALPVSYYPPALNNINNPPALGSIRIDIPVKPTEAKVVVNIGNDVMSGDLPLGIKYMTRMVKRFKEKNINWKLSGVFHNTAGYMLLKDGIYNAKRQVLTGNPYKTLIESLIRDGVSIEICALTMEANSYKNEDLIPGVKVVEAAELRIIQLVDEHYVQIIP, from the coding sequence TATACTGGTGTTAACGGCTACTACTGCCTTGCCGGTATCTTATTATCCTCCTGCTTTAAACAATATTAATAACCCTCCTGCTTTAGGTAGTATAAGAATAGATATACCGGTCAAACCGACAGAGGCTAAGGTAGTTGTTAATATTGGCAATGACGTTATGTCCGGGGATTTACCGCTTGGTATCAAATATATGACAAGAATGGTAAAAAGGTTTAAAGAGAAAAATATTAACTGGAAACTCTCCGGAGTGTTTCACAACACAGCCGGCTATATGCTTCTTAAAGATGGCATTTATAATGCTAAACGGCAGGTACTCACAGGAAACCCATATAAGACTCTCATTGAAAGTTTAATCAGGGATGGGGTTTCTATCGAGATATGTGCTCTAACAATGGAGGCAAACAGTTATAAAAACGAAGACCTGATTCCGGGCGTTAAAGTAGTTGAAGCTGCCGAGCTTCGGATTATTCAACTTGTGGATGAGCATTATGTTCAGATTATTCCATAA